Below is a window of Planctomycetes bacterium MalM25 DNA.
CACGCTGATCCTGTGTGCCGGGTCGGTGATCGGCACGCTCGTCTCGTGCTCGATGGCGGCCTACGCGTTCGCCTTGATGCGATGGCCGGGGCGCGACCTCGTGTTCGGACTGGTCATCGCCACGATGCTGCTGCCTTGGCAGGCGACGATGATCCCGCGGTTCTTGCTGATCCGCGAGATCGGCCTGTACGACTCGCTGGGCGCGATCGTCTGGCCCCGGTTCCTCGGCGACGCCTTCTCGATCTTCCTGCTAAGGCAGTTCTTCCGCTCCACGCCGCGCGAGCTGCTCGAGGCGGCGCGGATCGATGGCTGTGGCGACTGGGGCGTCTTCTGGCGCGTCGTGCTGCCGCTCAGCAAGCCAGCGTTAATCACCGTCGGCCTCTTCCAATTCGTCGAGGCGTGGAACGACTACGGGGGTCCGTTGCTCTACCTGAGCGACCCGGGCAAGTTCCCGCTCACCTACGGCCTGGAGCGGTTCGTCAGTTCTCGGTCGAGCGACACGCAACTGCTGATGGCGGCCGCCGTGTTGTTCACGGCGCCGATCGTCCTGATCTTCTTCGCTGCGCAGAAGTCGTTCGTGCGGGGCGTGACGACGACCGGCCTAAAAGAGTAGCGGGTGTGTATCCATTGCGTTTAAACCGCTGACCCGGAGTGGGCGTGCGGGTTTAAACGAGCCGGATCACTTCTTGCGGTGGCGGATCTTCGCCCGCATGCGTCGCTTCTTGCGGCCTTGTTTGCGACGACCCTTGCCTGACTTCTTCGTGCCCAAGTTCGGTTAACTCCGCGAGATCGGCCGACCCCCTCGGGAGCCCTTGCCTGACAGTCGTGGGTGGGGCGACAGCAAGAGTCGCCCGCGAGCCCCGTAATCTACCGGCCCCACCGCCCGTGGGGCAAGTGGCCAGGCGGGCATTCCGTTCAGGATTCGCCCATCTGCTCGGTGATCCACGCCTCGAGTTCCTCGAGATCGACCTCGGGGGGGGACTCGAGATCGGGCCGCAGTCGTTCGGCGCCACGGGCGTAGATGTGGTGGACCTCGCCGGGACGCTTCTCGGTGTTCCAGTGGACGAGCACCCGGATGCAGAGGGGGAGCGAGCCGGGCACGTCGATCTCGTACCCGCAGAGCAGCGGCACCCCCGCCCAGCCCAGCTGCCGGGCGGCCAACGCGGGGAACTCGGCGTCGAGGTCCTTGGTCACCGTGAAGATCACGCTCGCGATGTCGTCCCTTTCGATCCCGTTGCGGCGGATCAAGAGGGCCAGCAGTTGGCGCGTTGCCGTGAGGATCTCCTCCCGGTCGTTCTTCTCAACGGTGGTGGCGCCTCGCACGCCGCGGCACTGGGTCATCGCTTGTCTCTCCTTCCTTCCGGGGGTCAGCGAAGCGGCTGACTGGTGGAAAGGCTAATCGACCCGCTGTGTGGTAGACAGCGGCCATTGCGGATAATCCGCCAACTCCGCCAGGGCAGGCTCGTTCTGCGGTGTTGGGGTAAAGCCTAACGCCCCGCGTCGGGTGTCTCGGAAGTTTTTCTCCTAGAGTCGTTGACACCCGGCGACCGAAGGTTAAGATTCCGCTCCCGTCGCTGAGGAACACCTCACCCGGCGGGCAGCTCGCGGCCTCTCGGGGCCGGGCTGTTTCGGAAGGCCATCCCATCGCGGGTTCGGCACTCTGAAAAAACTCCCCGATTGCGGTTGACGGCCTTGAGCCGATCGGCAACGATGGGGGGCTCGCGGCAAGTTGCTGCGGGAACGAAGCGATCTTTGACAATTTGGTGAATGACCTCCTTTATTTTAGTTAGACCGATTACGGTCGACTGAAATTGGGAGCGAACGGAAGGTGTGATTCGCCCGGCGACTTTGTTCGTTGGGTGATTCGCAACGGATAGTCGTTCCCGTCAAATGACCAACAGAGTTTTAAAAGGTAGCCAACCAAGCTACTTCAAAATGGCTCTTATCTCCCGCTCGCGGGAGTAAGCATACATTAATTGAAGGGTTTGATCCTGGCTCAGAATGAACGTTGGCGGCATGGATTAGGCATGCAAGTCGAGCGAGAAGGTTATGATTGACGCTTCGGTTGATTTCATGACTGGACAGCGGCGCAAGGGTGAGTAACGCGTAGTTATCTGCCCGAGGGTTCGGGATAGCCACGGGAAACTGTGGGTAATACCGAATAACATCTCCGGATCAAAGGTGTAATTCCGCCCTCGGAGGGGACTGCGTTCTACTAGCTTGTTGGTGGGGTAATGGCCTACCAAGGCTTTGATGGATAGCGGGCGTGAGAGCGTGGCCCGTCACACTGGGACTGAGACACTGCCCAGACACCTACGGGTGGCTGCAGTCGAGAATCTTCGGCAATGGGCGAAAGCCTGACCGAGCAATGCCGCGTGCGGGATGAAGGCCCTCGGGTTGTAAACCGCGAAAGTGAGGAGGAAGGGCCCGTGAAGAGCGGGTCTTGACCGATACACAGTAAGGACGGGCTAAGTTCGTGCCAGCAGCCGCGGTAACACGAACCGTCCAAACGTTATTCGGAATCATTGGGCTTAAAGGGTGCGTAGGCGGCTCATTAAGTCGGGTGTGAAATCCTTCGGCTCAACCGAAGAATTGCGCCCGATACTGGTGGGCTTGAGGGAGACAGGGGTGAGCGGAACTGATGGTGGAGCGGTGAAATGCGTTGATATCATCAGGAACACCGGTGGCGAAAGCGGCTCACTGGGTCTCTTCTGACGCTGAGGCACGAAAGCCAGGGTAGCGAACGGGATTAGATACCCCGGTAGTCCTGGCTGTAAACGTTGAGCACTGGGTCGAGGACTCCCCCATAGGTTCTCGGCCGTAGCGAAAGTGTTAAGTGCTCCGCCTGGGGAGTATGGTCGCAAGGCTGAAACTCAAAGGAATTGACGGGGGCTCACACAAGCGGTGGAGGATGTGGCTTAATTCGAGGCTACGCGAAGAACCTTATCCAAGCCTTGACATGCACGGATTAACCCTGTGAAAGCAGGGCCACGCCTTCGGGTGGAACGTGCACAGGTGCTGCATGGCTGTCGTCAGCTCGTGTCGTGAGATGTCGGGTTAAGTCCCTTAACGAGCGAAACCCTTGTCTCTAGTTGCCAGCGCGTAATGGCGGGGACTCTAGAGAGACTGCCGGTGTTAAACCGGAGGAAGGTGGGGATGACGTCAAGTCCTCATGGCCTTTATGGCTTGGGCTGCACACGTCCTACAATGGCATATACAGAGGGAAGCAAACTCGCGAGAGCAAGCAAATCCCACAAAGTATGCCCCAGTTCGAATTGCAGGCTGCAACTCGCCTGCATGAAGCCGGAATCGCTAGTAATCGTGGGTCAGCATACCACGGTGAATATGTTCCTGAGCCTTGTACACACCGCCCGTCAAGCCACGAAAGTGGGGGGGGCCTAAAGTCGCTGAGCTAACTTCGGAAGCAAGCGCCTAGGGTCAACTCCGCGATTGGGACTAAGTCGTAACAAGGTAGCCGTAGGGGAACCTGCGGCTGGATCACCTCCTTTTCTAAGGATACTTAGAACGGACGTCCGCTTTGTCGGACGCCCGATAAATGGGGCGGTCTGACTGAAAGAAGAAGGTCATAAGAGTCTCCGGACTCCCCAAAATTCACCAAATTGTATTGATAGACCCGGCGTCAGGGATAGCCACCTGACGCCGGGTTTTTTTGTGCGCTCACCACTCCCCGCGCATCGACCCTCCGCATTGCTCTTGAGCCCGCAGGCGTATCTCGCCATGCTGCCGTCCCACCGGTCCTGCGCGCCGTGCTAGACCGCGTTCCCGCCCGCTATCTGTTCACGTGCAAGGAGGCTCGTGCAGAATGCCCTCCATCAAAACCTGGTCCCTGATTGCCGCGATGCTCCTGCTGGGCGCCGCCGCACGAACCTCGTTGCTCAGCTACGCCTCGGGCGAGCCCGCCGTGCTCGGCGAAACGGCCGTCATCACCGAAGTGAACTCCGGCGTGGAATTCACGGCGCGGGTTGATACGGGCGCCGCGGTCAGCTCGATCCACGTCGAGCCGCAGGACGTCGTTATCGAGGACGAGTCGCCCAAGCCGGACGAGAACATCGATAAGCGGGTGCTCCTGAAGCTCGAGAACCACGAGGGCGAAGAGGCCTGGGTTGAGACCCGCATCGAGGACTATGTCGAAGTCCGCAACGCTGAACGGGCCGAACACCGCTACCGCGTTAAGCTGCCCCTGCAGTGTGGCGAGGTCCAAAAGTTCGCGATGGTCAATCTGAACGACCGCTCCACGATGACCTTCCGGCTCCTGCTAGGAAGAGATTTTCTGCGCGACGACTTCATCGTCGATGTCGCCCGCAGCGGGCCGCAACCCTTGTAGCTTCAATGGGTTAGATCTTATCTACCTCTGATGAGGTGCGGCGACCCGTGGCTCTCCGACCCCGGCCCCCACCGAGCCGGCATGACCCCCACGACCTCCACGCCCGTAATAGGGGATGTGGAGAAATTGCCACGCCCAGCCGGCGTGGCTTCCTGTAGCGGGGAAGGTTTGAGTTATGAGTGCCTGGAGCCCAACTTGGTGGCTTCTAGGCGGCGTGGCGGTGGTCCCGCTCGTCGTCGGGGGGGCAGGACTACCTTCTCATCCCTCGACGCCGTCTTCAGATCGCCAGGTGATTGGCCCAACCGCGGAAGTGACCGAAGCCAACTCGGGCGTCGCTTTCACCGCCCGCGTTGATACGGGCGCCGCGGTCACCTCGATTCACTGCACCCCCGACGATGTCGTCATCCAAGACCCGTCGGAAGACCCGTGGGGCAACGTTGGCAAAGCTATCCGCCTGCGGATAGCGAACCGTGGCGGGCAGTCCTCCTGGGTCGAGACCCGTTTGATCGACTACGTCGAGGTCCGCAGTGCGAACGGCGCCGAGCATCGGTACCGTGTCCGGCTGCCTCTCCGCTACGGCGACGTACAGAAGCAGACGATCGTCAATCTGAACGACCGTTCGCAGATGACGTTCCGCATGCTTCTGGGACGTGATTTCTTGGAAGGCGATTTCTTGGTCGATGTTTCGCGCCCGACAACGCCCTCATTTTGATCGCCGGAAGCCGCGCTGATTCGGCGGGATCGGAGGCCCCCGGCGTTCTCGCCTAGCCGATTCTCGCTTCGGGGCACCTGAGCAAGTAGCCTGTTGGCTGCTCTTCTCCTCATCTTGCCCCTCCGGAACCGGGTGCCGCCGTGCGTCTTGCGCAGATCCTTCATCGACCCCTCGGCGTGCGCGGCGTCCTTATCCCGTTCCTAGTAGCGGCGTGTTGCGTTCGTAGCAGCGCGTCAACGGGCAACCGCCTCACGATCGAGCGGGTGGTCGACACGGGCGTGAATCGTGCCGTCTACGCCACGCACAGCCCCGATCCGCTCGACGCGAACAAGCTCTTCACCGTCCACCAGGGGGGGCAAATCCGCGTCGTCGATCTCGAGACCAACTCCGTGCTGCCCGATCCCTTTCTGACGGTGCCGGGCGGTTCGGGGGAGAGCGGCTTGGTGGGGCTCGCGTTTCACCCGAACTACGCGGAGAACGGCCGCTTTTTCATCAACCGCCACGACGGTGACCACCTCCGCATCGAAGAGTACCAACGGGGGGCAAGCAGCAACGTCGCCGATCCCGACCTGGTGCGCCCC
It encodes the following:
- the araQ gene encoding L-arabinose transport system permease protein AraQ, encoding MRSKDPQTHLPRNPDQAWSGVSRGRRSEWLSGWGIQLLLVLVTLVIAGPLIWMVGASFKSAAEFAANPESLLPKQPRWQNYPDALAAMPFWRCLGNTLILCAGSVIGTLVSCSMAAYAFALMRWPGRDLVFGLVIATMLLPWQATMIPRFLLIREIGLYDSLGAIVWPRFLGDAFSIFLLRQFFRSTPRELLEAARIDGCGDWGVFWRVVLPLSKPALITVGLFQFVEAWNDYGGPLLYLSDPGKFPLTYGLERFVSSRSSDTQLLMAAAVLFTAPIVLIFFAAQKSFVRGVTTTGLKE
- the aroH gene encoding Chorismate mutase AroH; protein product: MTQCRGVRGATTVEKNDREEILTATRQLLALLIRRNGIERDDIASVIFTVTKDLDAEFPALAARQLGWAGVPLLCGYEIDVPGSLPLCIRVLVHWNTEKRPGEVHHIYARGAERLRPDLESPPEVDLEELEAWITEQMGES